The DNA sequence tccaggtctttgtgaaaaaccttgtgcaacaagtcgtgctttatatcttgcaatctcgtttttctcattgcgtttccttgtgaatacccatttgtaacccacgGGGTTTACACCAggcggggtttggactactggtccaaaaacatttcgcctttccaaggaatttaattatgcctggattgcatctttccacttaggccaatcttgtctctgtttacattcatcaacagagcggggcttaatatcatcacttaatatgatttcagtggctactgcGAATGCAAACATATCgtcaatgattatttcattcagatccccacaattcattagtacatgcataatttatgtaGATTTCTTTGCTCTTATGTACTgctgtctcttcagggacatgtgtctcatcaaggacattttcttcttctggaagtccagaatcatgaattgtggatttgttattcattctctcttcctgaatgatttcatttggattcagttATGCCATTGTCTTTCTTTTTCGAATGGTTGAATCTTTTAAACCTggtggtctaccacgcttcaggcgtgcaccagATGAAACATTCGCTGccattttattttgtccaacagggacatcaatctttgcaagtgcatttgcagctagtatatgtgattttgtcactttcataacatcattaaatgcatctggcatttgattggcaatgttttgaagatgaacgatttttttcacttcattttcacaatGAGTGCTatgtggatcaaaatgagacaatgtgggaacaacccatgtcagctctTTCCATTCTTTTGGAACGGTATTTTCTTCCCCTaatgacgggaagactgtctcatcaaagtgacaatcatcaaagtgacaatcagcaaaacgagctgtaaacatatcacatgtcaagggttctaaatatctaatgatagatggtgaatcaaaacccacataaattcccagtctacgctgaagtcccattttagtgcgttgcgagggtgcaataggcacataaacagcacaacaaaaaactcgtaaatgtgaaatgtttggttgATGCCCAAACACAAGTTGTACtgaggagtattggtggttggctataggtctcaATCAAACAAATGATGCAGTatgtaagatggcatgtccccatgtagaaactggcaattttgttttcataagcAGAGTGCGAGCTATTAACTGAAGTTGTTTGATCAATGCTTCTACtagaccattttgagtatggacatgaggaacggGGTGTTCAACATCGATGCCCAATGTCATGCAATAATCAtaaggtttgagacgtaaattcatcagcgttatcaagtcggattgacTTAATAGGATAATCTAGGAACTGTGCTCTTAACTTAGTTATCCAAGCAAGAAGTCTTGCAAAAGCTACATTCCGAGTAGacaagagacaaacatgtgaccatcgggtagatgcatcaaccaaaaccataaaatatcaaaatggtccacaagatggttgaataggtccacaaatatccccttgaattctttgtagAAGTGATGGGGATTcaacatcaacctttagttgtgatggtctgattaccaacttcccttgagaacaagcattgcaagggttatcatttgaaaTAGCAATatgtctgctcaataatggatgtccattagagttggtaataaTCCTACGTATCATGGTAGATCCTGGGTGATctagacggtcatgccaaagcatgtaaacttttgaatcaatgaacttctggttcatgacagtatgtgattcaactgtctttatgtatgtataatacaatccactcgacaAACCACGCAATTTCTCCAATATACGtttctgggtatcattggaggtaatgcatagatactccacattttctacacttttcgtttcaatgtggtatccatttaaacgtatgtctttgaaactcaaaaagTTTCGAGTAGATCAAGTAGCGTACAACACATtctgtatggacaatattgttccatttggtaacataatctgggctttccctgagccttcaatCACATCTAATtggcctgatattgttgttacctttacttttgtaagcatcaagcttgagaaatactttcgatctcgaagtattgtaTGCGTTGTTGCGCAGTCTACAAGACAAATGTCTCCGCCATTTCTCATGTTTTGAGAATgaccatagtttttatccatgctcTCTGAGTAAGGGAATCAGAGCTAGAAGCAAGTTATAACAGGAAATTTACATGCCATTTTTATTGAATCTGAAATGCCAGTtttaaactacaagttcaacataataaaagtacatcaaacataaacgaTTCAGTCTGACCGGTATACTTCATTCCCCTTTTCCATAATGAAGTCTGAAACATCTAGGTGGGTTGTGTTCAACTGTCCTGATAAGTTATACACTTgatcaggtatatccattggtttagcctggtcgagaaaattggtctcgacacccttctctttgagggaggcttgatacagatccaccagatgttttggggtacgaaaagtacgcgcccaatgcccattgccaccacacctatggcaggcTCCTTCAGAGTTCCTAGGAGCATTGTTCATGTGAGCTTTACCTTTGTGGCGATTCATATGTTTAAAGCTTGGGCCTGAATTATgccttggaacctggttgtgaaactgaccgccatggttcttgcctttcTTGTTCCACCCACCTCGCTTGTGGCTACGTCCTCGTTTATGATTATCGCTACCAGAGGATGTGGCGTTCACTTCGAGGGAAGcagcattcacttctgggaatggtGCAGATCCAGTAGGTTGGGAATGATggtttttcatcaggagctcattgttctgttcagctaccataagcacagatatcagctggttgtattcagtgaagcctcGTGCTCTATATTGCTGCTGTAGGAGCACGTTAGAGGCATGaaatgtgctgaaagtctttttCATCAAACTTTCCTCAGTAATAGTATCCCCACAGAGCTTCAGctgagaggtaattctgaacaacgcAAAATTATACTCTGCCACTgacttgaaatcctggatccttaggtgagtccatTCATAGCGAgctcttggaagaatcaccgttgttTGGTAATTGTATATGCTTCTCAATGCATTCCAAAAAGttcttcaaccgttaagtactcgctctttagtgcctcatcaagatggcgaCGAATAAAAATCATAGCCTTCGCCTGCTCTTGAGAGGATGAGTTGCTCTCTTCcctgatggtatctccaagattccctACTTCCAGATGaatcttggtatccagtacccagGTAAGATAATTCTTCTCggtaatgtccagggcagcataatcaagctttgccaagttcgtcattttcttttctgaaagaaaatgagatatgtaagaacttgcaataatatgtattctTGAAGGAATatagtgttagaacttctggttcttacaaatttttcattttgatcttcaggccaaaatgataagtactCAAAACTTTAGGCTCGAGATTTTCATGATGAATGAGGAGGgcaattgtaccgcaccattctcattgaaatAATGTAATATAGAATGGGCGATTATTCTGCACCACTCAAGtagcaggaaaatttaaatacgcATAGCAgtgtgggcgattataccgcaccacctaaaattacAATGAAATTAAACTGCAGGCAAATTAAATATGCAGGGTAGggcgggcgattataccgctccacctaaaatttgcagtaaaattaaatctgtaatccaagataggcgatgataccgcaccatcttggatcgcAGTAAGATGAaatttgcagttcaagatgggcgattgtaccgcaccatcttagattgcaataaaaataaatactgAGTTAGTAATCAATATCTAtatcaaacaagaaatcaaagatgtatgtaaccattaggttgagaactagaAGCAGGCATGGAGCAAACAGTTCGTCGCTAGGGTATATCGCGCAGTTGAggcagatgaagaagatgaacagtaaaaaccttagaggaaacattttttttttttcgttcagTGAAGAGAAATGATTTCTTTTGGCGAAGAGAAATGAGGAATAGTTATATttagagagtcgtgctgataacgtgttatattTATGTCAAAGTTAGAAAGATAACCTTTTAGTGAATGGAGCGAGGTAGGTGTAAAATGTCACACTGAAACGATAGCACAAGAGGATAACAAATaaaagatggaggaagagatgaTATTATTGATCTTTCTTTCCTTCTGTATATTCTCTCTATATCTTTTGAAAGCATACGGAGTGctttatttatagagcaactccgAACTAATGCATTAACTGCACTTTGAAATTTACATCACCCATTTTGATAATACCATCTCCTGCATCTCCAAATTCCATTTCACTTTGCATGGACATTGAAAACTTCTGCCAAAGTATTGTGGGCATTCTCTACCCACCAGCATTTTCAACATCTTCGACGAAGTAAAGATATTTGCCCATGAGGTTGTAGTCGATGAAATTCTTACTCTAAAAGCAGTTCCAACATGGTGGAGGCCCCCTAGGGCTATCCACTA is a window from the Malus domestica chromosome 16, GDT2T_hap1 genome containing:
- the LOC139193057 gene encoding uncharacterized protein, with translation MTNLAKLDYAALDITEKNYLTWVLDTKIHLEVGNLGDTIREESNSSSQEQAKAMIFIRRHLDEALKSEITSQLKLCGDTITEESLMKKTFSTFHASNVLLQQQYRARGFTEYNQLISVLMVAEQNNELLMKNHHSQPTGSAPFPEVNAASLEVNATSSGSDNHKRGRSHKRGGWNKKGKNHGGQFHNQVPRHNSGPSFKHMNRHKGKAHMNNAPRNSEGACHRCGGNGHWARTFRTPKHLVDLYQASLKEKGVETNFLDQAKPMDIPDQVYNLSGQLNTTHLDVSDFIMEKGNEVYRSD